A genomic stretch from Terriglobia bacterium includes:
- the bamD gene encoding outer membrane protein assembly factor BamD produces MAEPDLEKVTSLRRILANSDPRARLMLESSLSSIRSHKFLEARLALQILIKTYPDDQAVALAHWALALGYYREGGLENLRIAADQFSKFSHLYESDKNLEELVQAAQLDVAVIQIELMCLSASEKGWPIAEFATYDTGAMPAGTLALSELDTMMTADNAILNLQMFLSQWPDSPYAPAARASLEQVQEFLAGRR; encoded by the coding sequence GTGGCTGAACCAGATTTGGAGAAGGTAACTTCTCTGCGGCGCATCCTTGCAAATTCTGATCCCAGAGCCAGATTAATGCTTGAGAGTAGTTTGAGCTCTATCCGAAGCCACAAATTCCTGGAAGCCCGACTCGCACTTCAGATCCTGATCAAAACATACCCGGATGATCAGGCTGTGGCTCTCGCGCATTGGGCCCTGGCGCTCGGCTATTATCGGGAAGGTGGGTTGGAGAACCTACGCATAGCCGCCGATCAATTCAGCAAGTTCAGCCATCTCTATGAATCGGACAAAAACCTGGAAGAACTGGTCCAGGCAGCACAGTTAGACGTTGCTGTGATCCAAATCGAGCTGATGTGTCTCTCTGCCAGCGAAAAAGGATGGCCGATCGCAGAGTTTGCCACTTACGACACAGGTGCCATGCCCGCAGGCACGCTTGCCTTAAGTGAATTAGACACGATGATGACAGCGGATAATGCCATTTTGAACCTGCAAATGTTCCTTTCGCAATGGCCTGACAGTCCTTATGCCCCCGCAGCCCGCGCTTCGCTGGAACAGGTTCAGGAGTTTCTTGCCGGTAGGCGATAG
- a CDS encoding alpha-L-fucosidase, with protein sequence MKTSAPRFCIGILGILILAFAAGLLAQRETAPERDARMQWWREARFGLFIHWGLYSIPAGEWQGRTNHAEWIRTTAQIPLAQYDKFVEQFNPVKFNADEWVRTAKAAGVKYIVITSKHHDGFCLFDSKQTDFDVASTPFKRDVLKELADACHEQGIQICWYYSIMDWHHPDYLPRRDWEKDRTAQGADFSRYISYMKNELRELLTHYGEIGVLWFDGEWESTWNQNHGRDLYDYIRSLQPQILINNRVGAGRSGMEGLTKEGEFGGDFGTPEQQIPTTGLPGADWESCMTMNDNWGYNSHDNNWKSTRILIRMLADTASKGGNLLLNVGPTSEGLFPQPSIDRLREIGQWMSVNGEAIYATKASPFKKLDWGRCTSKSISGGTRLYLHVFDWPSDGKLAVPGIFNEPKQAYLLSDSRKTALAVTRKEDALVITIPTAAPDANDSVVVLDVAGRTDVNDAPVIEADFTIFVDNLDITIRSDRENVQVRYTLDGSAPNATSPVTAGKIILNDTTAVSARCFRDGNPVSPIVLALFKKVDPLPPVKTHVLQSGMNYAYYEGDWDKLPDFKSLKPLKEGIAPDLDLSPRSRPEYFGFEYTGFIRIPAPDVYEFYIESDDGSRLYIGDSLVVDNDGLHGTREKKGAIALAAGVHPIRVAYFNKTGGLSLKANYASKKIKKQPVPPAILFHE encoded by the coding sequence ATGAAAACCAGCGCTCCGAGGTTCTGCATCGGGATCCTCGGCATACTGATACTGGCTTTTGCTGCCGGCCTCCTGGCCCAACGCGAGACAGCGCCGGAGCGCGATGCCCGGATGCAATGGTGGCGTGAGGCGCGCTTCGGGCTGTTTATCCACTGGGGATTATACTCAATCCCGGCAGGAGAATGGCAAGGACGGACCAACCATGCCGAGTGGATCCGCACCACGGCCCAGATCCCGCTCGCGCAGTACGACAAGTTCGTCGAGCAGTTCAATCCCGTCAAGTTCAACGCGGATGAGTGGGTCCGCACGGCAAAAGCGGCCGGCGTGAAGTACATCGTCATTACTTCCAAACATCACGACGGTTTCTGCCTCTTCGATTCGAAGCAGACCGATTTTGATGTCGCCTCGACCCCATTCAAACGGGATGTCCTGAAGGAGCTCGCCGACGCGTGCCATGAGCAGGGCATTCAGATCTGCTGGTATTACTCGATCATGGATTGGCATCATCCCGATTACCTCCCCAGGAGAGACTGGGAGAAGGACCGGACGGCACAGGGGGCGGATTTTTCCCGCTACATTTCCTACATGAAAAACGAGCTTCGGGAGCTGCTCACCCACTATGGCGAGATCGGCGTGCTCTGGTTTGACGGCGAGTGGGAAAGCACCTGGAATCAGAATCATGGCCGCGACCTGTACGACTATATCCGATCCCTGCAACCGCAGATTCTCATCAACAACCGCGTGGGCGCCGGGCGAAGTGGCATGGAAGGCCTCACCAAGGAAGGCGAATTCGGCGGTGACTTCGGCACCCCCGAACAACAGATACCCACCACTGGGCTTCCAGGGGCAGACTGGGAATCCTGCATGACGATGAACGATAACTGGGGCTACAACTCGCACGACAACAATTGGAAGTCGACGAGAATCTTGATCCGGATGTTGGCGGACACGGCGTCGAAGGGAGGCAACCTCCTGCTCAATGTCGGCCCCACGTCGGAGGGCCTGTTCCCCCAGCCCAGCATCGATCGGTTGCGCGAAATCGGCCAGTGGATGAGTGTTAACGGCGAAGCGATCTATGCCACCAAGGCCAGCCCCTTCAAGAAGCTGGACTGGGGACGCTGCACCTCGAAATCAATCAGCGGCGGCACCCGGCTTTACCTGCACGTCTTCGACTGGCCCAGTGACGGCAAGCTCGCGGTCCCCGGCATATTCAACGAACCCAAGCAAGCTTACCTGTTATCCGACAGCCGGAAGACTGCCCTTGCGGTCACTCGAAAGGAAGACGCTCTCGTCATTACAATCCCGACGGCCGCGCCGGACGCCAATGACAGCGTGGTGGTTCTGGACGTTGCCGGCAGAACAGATGTCAATGATGCGCCGGTGATTGAAGCCGACTTCACCATCTTTGTTGATAACCTCGACATTACCATTCGCTCTGACCGAGAGAACGTCCAGGTCCGATACACACTCGACGGCAGCGCGCCGAATGCAACTTCGCCGGTGACCGCCGGCAAAATCATCTTGAACGATACCACGGCGGTTTCTGCGCGTTGCTTCCGGGACGGCAATCCTGTCAGCCCGATTGTTCTGGCTCTCTTCAAAAAGGTCGATCCTCTGCCCCCGGTGAAAACTCACGTACTGCAAAGCGGGATGAACTATGCCTACTACGAGGGGGACTGGGATAAGCTGCCGGACTTCAAGTCGCTCAAGCCGCTGAAGGAAGGGATAGCGCCTGACCTCGACCTTTCCCCGCGAAGCCGACCGGAGTATTTCGGATTCGAATACACCGGGTTTATCCGGATCCCGGCACCCGATGTCTATGAGTTCTATATCGAAAGCGACGACGGCAGCAGATTGTACATCGGGGACTCCCTCGTGGTCGACAACGACGGATTGCATGGCACACGGGAAAAAAAGGGCGCCATCGCCTTGGCGGCCGGGGTGCATCCGATTCGAGTCGCGTATTTCAACAAAACCGGCGGATTGAGCCTGAAGGCCAATTATGCCAGCAAGAAGATAAAGAAACAGCCGGTCCCGCCTGCTATTCTCTTTCACGAGTAA
- a CDS encoding cupin domain-containing protein, with the protein MSTAAFPEFVTNLPEADIPFPGVRGMISQAPNHQIIFMDIDPIGRVAPHRHGEQWGIVVEGEMELTIGGLTGRYRAGDSYHIPANVEHAATFLTRVRVIDVFADADRYRAKR; encoded by the coding sequence ATGAGTACAGCAGCATTCCCCGAGTTCGTCACCAATCTTCCCGAAGCGGACATTCCGTTTCCAGGTGTCCGAGGCATGATCTCACAGGCCCCGAACCATCAAATCATATTCATGGATATCGATCCCATTGGCCGGGTGGCGCCGCACCGCCACGGTGAGCAATGGGGCATCGTGGTGGAGGGGGAGATGGAGTTGACTATCGGGGGGCTGACGGGGAGATATCGAGCCGGCGACTCGTACCACATACCCGCCAACGTCGAGCACGCCGCCACATTTCTCACGCGGGTGCGGGTGATCGACGTATTCGCAGACGCCGACCGGTACCGAGCCAAGAGATAG
- a CDS encoding DUF1501 domain-containing protein, whose protein sequence is MERRDFVKRIAHLSALPFCLDGFRLYAGSPPQALAALASTGAALDRVLVLIQLAGGNDGINTVIPLDQYTAYFSVRANIAIPQNRVLRLTDATGLHPAMTGMKALYDNGELCVVQGVSYPSPNFSHFRATDIWLTASDYNQYLSTGWAGRYLTYEFPDYPSGFPNADMPDPPALQIGSVVSLGFQGPTQSTAITIQDPNTFYQLVSGSSSGGQDDIPPTTAGQELAFIRVVAAQSLGYAARVKAAADKAQNLSTLYPAAGQNTLADQFKIVARLIAGGLRTRIYLVNLGGFDNHSNQVVASDTTTGTHATLLGKLATAAQAFFDDLGLLGCGHRVIAMTFSEFGRRVASNASLGTDHGTAEPVFLIGKMVKSGIVGANPSLLDLSSGNLKMLVDFRAIYTAVLIQWFGVDQNELNAVLLQSFQLPDIIQPLRLLPRRRPLVRDRGR, encoded by the coding sequence GGAAAGAAGAGATTTCGTCAAGCGTATCGCGCACCTCTCGGCTCTGCCCTTTTGCCTGGATGGCTTCCGTTTGTATGCCGGCAGCCCGCCGCAGGCGCTGGCGGCCCTGGCGAGCACCGGCGCTGCTCTCGATCGGGTTCTGGTCCTGATCCAGCTTGCCGGGGGAAACGATGGAATCAATACCGTGATTCCTCTCGATCAGTACACCGCCTATTTCAGCGTACGCGCCAACATAGCGATCCCCCAAAACCGGGTTTTGCGGCTCACGGACGCGACCGGGCTCCACCCTGCCATGACCGGGATGAAGGCCTTGTATGACAACGGGGAACTGTGCGTGGTGCAAGGGGTGTCCTATCCGTCTCCGAACTTTTCGCATTTTCGCGCGACGGACATATGGTTGACTGCATCCGATTACAACCAGTACCTGTCCACGGGCTGGGCAGGACGGTATCTGACCTACGAGTTTCCGGATTATCCGTCCGGATTCCCGAACGCGGACATGCCGGATCCTCCAGCCCTCCAGATCGGGTCAGTGGTTTCGCTGGGATTCCAAGGACCGACGCAATCGACTGCCATCACCATCCAGGATCCGAACACTTTCTATCAATTGGTGAGCGGTTCGAGCAGCGGCGGGCAGGATGACATTCCACCGACCACTGCAGGCCAGGAACTGGCATTCATCCGAGTGGTAGCGGCCCAGTCACTCGGATATGCGGCCAGGGTAAAGGCTGCCGCCGACAAGGCTCAGAATCTGTCGACGCTGTATCCCGCTGCAGGTCAGAACACTCTGGCCGACCAGTTTAAGATTGTCGCTCGCCTGATCGCCGGCGGGCTAAGGACAAGGATCTATCTGGTGAATCTCGGAGGATTCGACAACCACTCCAACCAGGTTGTTGCCAGCGACACGACCACGGGCACCCACGCCACGCTGCTTGGCAAGCTCGCAACCGCGGCCCAGGCCTTTTTCGACGACCTCGGACTCCTCGGCTGCGGTCATCGCGTCATCGCGATGACCTTTTCCGAGTTCGGCCGCCGCGTGGCCTCCAATGCGAGCCTGGGAACCGACCACGGCACCGCCGAACCGGTCTTCCTGATCGGGAAGATGGTGAAGAGCGGAATTGTAGGCGCCAACCCCAGTCTTCTCGATCTTTCCAGCGGCAACCTGAAAATGCTCGTGGACTTCCGCGCCATTTATACAGCAGTCCTGATCCAGTGGTTCGGCGTAGATCAGAATGAATTGAATGCGGTCCTGCTGCAGAGTTTCCAGCTACCGGACATCATCCAACCCCTGCGCCTGCTCCCGCGACGCCGTCCTCTGGTGAGAGACCGGGGTCGGTGA